From the Bacillus sp. FJAT-22090 genome, the window CTTCACGCTCATGCGGCGTATAAGGCGCACATCCTGATGACACCTGCGGATATAGTTTCGTATTCATTTCATCAATGCATGGAGTTTAAAACAACGTTTTTGATAGTTTGTACTTTTTAACTAGTAATTAACAACAGTATTATTTAACAAAGTCTTAGAAAAAAATAAAACGCCTGAACTTCCCCATTTCAAATGGAGGTTTCAGGCGCAATTTCAACTTTTTAATTAGTTCTTTAAAGACTACTTTTTACTTGTTTCTACTTCGTTTTCTCGAATCCAATCACTGTAGCTGCCTACATATAATTGGACATTTTCATACCCGGCTTCCTTCAAACTTGCATAAAGTGGTGCAGCAGTCACCCCACTACCGCAATAAGCAACGACAGGCTTTGATTTATCGGTTAATCCTGTTAGTTTTTCTTGTAAATCCTCTTGTTGCAGAAACTTACCATCACTTTTAAGTTGTTCCCAATCGAAATTTAGAGCAGTCGGAATATGACCAGCAACAGAATCTATTGGTTCCATTTCACCACGATAACGCTTTGCAGATCGTGCATCAATTAACTGTGCATCCATTTCACCACTAACAATTTTTTTAACTTTATTTACATCTACATAAATTTCATCTTTCCAATTTGGCGAAATAGTCGAAGCACTAATTTCAATTTCTTCATTGGAAACAGGCAATTTCTTTTTCGCCTCTTCATATCCTTCACGAAGTACATGAACATTGTTAAAGCCTGCCCATTCCAATAAAAAGTATGCTCTTAAAGCAAATGGGGAACCTCCTTGATCATAAATGACGATATGATCATCTAAAAGCAATCCTGCCTTTTGAATTAGATTTGTCATCTTATCCTTTGAAATCATTGGATGGCGTCCATTTTCACTTCCCATGTCGGACAAATCATTTTCCAAGTCCCAATAGATTGCTCCTTCTAAATGTTCCATCTTAAACATTTCTTTTCCTGCATTCACATTTCCTAAATCAAAACGAGTATCAATAAATCGAACATTTTTTCCAATTATTTTATCCAAATCAATAAAAATATTGCTCATGTTATTCTCTCCCTTCAATTAAATTTTGGCATAAATCTCTTTCCATTTGGCAAGGGTTTCTTCTTGCTCTAAAAGATTTCGTTCGGCATCAATTTGAATAATTGACTCGTTTAACCACTTTAATCGAACTGCCTCTGTCTCGATATCTACATATTGATCTGCCCATTTTGTAAGTCGATCATGCTCCAGCTTTAAGTAGCTTTCCGCTTCGATTTTCGTTTGCTCAGATAAGGAATCACGAAGCTTCTCTTTATCGTTTTTCTCGAAAAAAGATTTATTGTTTTTAAAATAAGATTTTACGTTTTCATATTTTTGAATTTCCTCAAAAGGACCAACAAATTCTAATAAATCGCGGTCTTCACTTTCATGAGGTGTAAAAGTAAAACTTTCATTCCATTCTTTTAGCACACGTATTTCTTCTTTTTCTAACTGTTTAATTTGTTTTTGGATAAACTGCAGTACTCGAAAGTTTGTTACACGCATTTCCTGCTCCAAGTCAAAACGAAGCATACTTAACAATTCTTTCAAAGCAATTCCAAGTGCCGTATTTGCTGATTGATTACTAAACAAAGAAGGATTATATGCCTCTTTAAAGAATTCATTGAAACGATAATATACTCGTTGTAATACATAGTACAACAAAGTTTCTAGTTCTTGCTTAGCTTCCTTAGCTATTACAGAAGACATAGAATTTGAGTAACGTTTGCGAATTTTTTGTTCTTGCTCACGTAATTCTTTTAACCTTTCATCTTTTCTAGCTAAGTTCTTTTCTGTTTGCTCTATTAATGTTAATAATTTATTTTGTTGGCGAGACGCCTCTTCATCTAGTGATGAAACCGCAATTTGCTTTAAATCTTTTTCCAAGAAACGATGGAAGGCTTCTTCAAATTGCACCATTCCTTCGTGTAACGGTAAATGTCCTACTTTTTCTTTAAGTGCTTGTAAGCTTGAAATACCATATACTCTTGGGAAACGAATGCCAAATCGTTGAAGCTCATTTTGCACATATTGTTTTACAAGGTTTGCTTCTTCCTCTGTTTCTGCAAGGTCGATGGCATTAACGATAAAGAACATTTTATCCAATTCAAAGGCATCTTTTACTCGACCTAGTTGTATTAGGAACTCTCTGTCTGCCTTAGCAAATGCATGGTTAAAATAAGTCACAAACAATACTGCATCCGCATTCCGTATATAGTCAAATGCAACCCCTGTATGTCTTGCATTGATAGAATCTGCTCCCGGAGTATCAACTAATGTAACTCCAAGTCTAGTCAATTCACAATCGTAATAAAAATCAATGAAATCTACAAAACAGCTTTTAGCTTCTTCCGCCACATAACTTTCAAATTCTTCGCCATTCACCCGTAACACATTTCCAAGTTGACTTTGAAATGTTGGATACCCTTTATGAAAAGCAGAAATAAAAGATTTATGAACCTCTTCTGAGACTGTTTGATTTATTGCCCCACTTGCTTGATCGAATGCTTCATCTAAAGACATAATAGTTATTCCTAATTGTTTATAAGCAAACGATACATCTTCTAATAATTGCTCTTTTGTTTTAAATGTAACATCAGCAGTATTATGTGGATGTTTTTCTGATATTGGGCGTATTTTATTTATTGCAGCAGTTGTTGGGTTTGGTGAAACTGGCAATACATTTGCACCCATTAACGCATTAGAAAAACTAGATTTCCCTGCACTAAAAGCACCAAATAATGCAATTGTAAATTGTTGATTTTCAACTCTTTTAGCTTTTCGTTTAATAATCTCAGCTTCCACTTTAAAAGCTGGTAACTCTTTTAATACCTCACCAATTCTGTTTGCTCTCTTTAAGACTTGCTCGGGAGATAGTATACTATTTTCTTCTTCTTGTTCTATGGGAGCTATAGTTTCTAGTTCCTGTACCTGTTCTTCCAAGCTTGGATCATATTCGGCAATAGATTTTTGAAAACTATTTCGTTCCTCATCCCATGCTATTAATAATTGATCCCGTTCTTTCCTTATAGCTAGAGCCGGAGTCTTTGTTTCCTGTTCAAAACCATGTATTCTTTCGTCAATTTCTTCCAATGATTGGATAGCTAGTATTTTTTCATTGAGAACTTCTGTTTTTTGATCTGCTTTTTCTGTGTCTTCCACCGGATTTTCATTCATTGCGATGATCATTTTTTCTTTCCAAATATCTGTCTCACGTACAAAAAATCGGCTGACTGTTTCTTGAACCCTGTTTGCATAATGAAGAATAGAATCTCCGGTTATACCAGCACCTTCATGTAAGGAATCTGAAATAAACAATGATGATATCTCGAAATCCAACCCATCAATTTCATTAGCTCTTTCATTGCTTAACAAAGAAACATCCTTTAGCATACTTTTCATAAGCTGTATCAGATGTACGGTAATATTCGTTAGTACAACCTTCTCAAGTAGAATTCTTGCATCCTCAAGGCGATTAGATCGCTCTTCTTCTGTTTTCTTTTTGCTTCCTATAAAACCTACTTTAAATGAACCTTGCATACTCTCAGCATAAGTCTTAAGTGAGTCTCTCACCTCATATGGCATAATTACAGCGTTTTCTAAGATTTCTTTTCGTTGTTCTTCAAACATCTTTTTCCATAGACTTATATCTTGTAATGCAGATTGCTTTTGAGCTATTTCAAGTTGCTCTTTAATATCTTCTTTATTATTCCATTCCTCTTCTGTTAGTTGTCCATCAAAAGTTTCTAGACATGCTGCTTTTTCATTTTCTAAATACTGTTTATGCTCATCCGCTAGTTTCTCTAATGTCGCATGTGCAGATGTAATAAAATATTGTTCTTTGTTATTAATAGAATTTAGAACAATTTCTTGTACCTTCTTAAAATCATTATGTATAAACTGTTTATCTTTTAATGAGGTAAAAAATATATCCTTCGGTTCAACGGACCATGCTTTGAAAGCATTTGCAACGGATTGCTTAAAAGCGTCAAAGGAAAGCTCTTCTTCTCGATGCTTATCCACTTGGTTAACAATTAAATAAACATTTTCGTTATAGTGAAGCAATTGCTTTGTAAATTGAAAATTTAGCTCAGATTGGACATGGTTATAGTCCATTACATAAAAAACGATATCTGCCAGATGAAGAGCTGACTCAGTTGATATCCTATGTGCATCATCTGTTGAATCAACTCCAGGAGTATCCATAACAGTAATACCTTCTGGTAAACTGGAGGTTGAATGACCAATTTCAATTTGAGATACTTTACTTCCGTCTTTTGAGTATTTTTTTACAAGTTGAATATCATATTCACCTGAGAATCTTACAGGTGCTCTATCAACAAAATGAACGAGAGCATAATTATCATTTGTCTTTTTTACAGTAACAATATTTGCCGAAGTAGGTATTGGACTAGTTGGAAGTAACTGCTCATCTACTAGAGCATTAATCATGCTAGATTTTCCAGCAGAAAAATGTCCTGCAAACGCAATAGTGAATGTGCCATTTTCCAGTTTTTCTGCAAACAATTTAGCCTTTGCAAAACGTTCCTCATCTAAATTTCGTTGAAAAAGAGTAGCAAGCAAAGCATTTTTCTCTTTTAATAGTTGTATATTTTCTAAATTCTCCATTTGAAAAAAAAATCTCCTTTATAATTCGACAATTATGTATATCATAGCAAAAAACAAAGGAACGCAAAAGCGTTCCTTTGTTTTTCTGCGACGAGCTTTGCGCAGGAGCAAAAAGATCTTTGTTTTTCTGCGACGAGCTTGCGCAGGAGCAAAATTCTTGAATTTCTCCGACGAGCTCGCGCAGGAGCAAAAAGATCTTCGTTTTTCTGTGACGAGCCCGCGAAGGAGTACGTTTTTTATTTCCACTTCATAAGTAAAAAAACTGGCTTCATCTGTTCCACTTATATTGAACAAATCAAACCAACTTTAGAAAGTAATTTTATTTAACTTGGGGGGAAGTTGCACGTAACACATAAGCTGTGACCCCACTATAAAGTAAAATAGTTGATCCAATTAATAACGCTAACATACATATCGTCCTCTCAAGTGAATTTGAAATTCATTCTCATTTAAATAATAGCACAATGTTTCGACATTTTCTACATATAGTATTCTTTTTGTAATACTTTTATGCTAAAATTAAGCCATCTTTACTATTCGGAGGGATAAAATGAGTGCGTCTAAACACATACAAACTATACTAAATGGCACGATTCAATCGTTAAAGTCTGTTATCCCTCTTCCTATGGATATTAAATCACCATCTTTGATGGTTCAACCATATGATCAAAAAGAGATGGGTGTACTAATTGGGATTATAGGGGATATAAAAGGTCGTATTATTATAGATTCCACATCTAATTGTTTTTCATCGATTGGTGCAACTATGTTTGGTATGGCTTTAGAAGGAGAAATGCTTGAATCATTTACAGGTGAATTAGGAAATATGATAGCAGGTAATTTATGTACTACTGTTGCAGGTAACAACTTAGAAATAGACATCACGCCACCTACTGTCATTGTTGGGACGACTAAATTATTTGGATTTCAGCATGCTTTTAGACTACCAGTCGTAATTAATGACATTGGAAATTTAACGATTATACTCACTATCGATGAATAATGAGACCTAAGAGAACTTTCAC encodes:
- a CDS encoding chemotaxis protein CheX, whose protein sequence is MSASKHIQTILNGTIQSLKSVIPLPMDIKSPSLMVQPYDQKEMGVLIGIIGDIKGRIIIDSTSNCFSSIGATMFGMALEGEMLESFTGELGNMIAGNLCTTVAGNNLEIDITPPTVIVGTTKLFGFQHAFRLPVVINDIGNLTIILTIDE
- a CDS encoding sulfurtransferase produces the protein MSNIFIDLDKIIGKNVRFIDTRFDLGNVNAGKEMFKMEHLEGAIYWDLENDLSDMGSENGRHPMISKDKMTNLIQKAGLLLDDHIVIYDQGGSPFALRAYFLLEWAGFNNVHVLREGYEEAKKKLPVSNEEIEISASTISPNWKDEIYVDVNKVKKIVSGEMDAQLIDARSAKRYRGEMEPIDSVAGHIPTALNFDWEQLKSDGKFLQQEDLQEKLTGLTDKSKPVVAYCGSGVTAAPLYASLKEAGYENVQLYVGSYSDWIRENEVETSKK
- a CDS encoding dynamin family protein → MENLENIQLLKEKNALLATLFQRNLDEERFAKAKLFAEKLENGTFTIAFAGHFSAGKSSMINALVDEQLLPTSPIPTSANIVTVKKTNDNYALVHFVDRAPVRFSGEYDIQLVKKYSKDGSKVSQIEIGHSTSSLPEGITVMDTPGVDSTDDAHRISTESALHLADIVFYVMDYNHVQSELNFQFTKQLLHYNENVYLIVNQVDKHREEELSFDAFKQSVANAFKAWSVEPKDIFFTSLKDKQFIHNDFKKVQEIVLNSINNKEQYFITSAHATLEKLADEHKQYLENEKAACLETFDGQLTEEEWNNKEDIKEQLEIAQKQSALQDISLWKKMFEEQRKEILENAVIMPYEVRDSLKTYAESMQGSFKVGFIGSKKKTEEERSNRLEDARILLEKVVLTNITVHLIQLMKSMLKDVSLLSNERANEIDGLDFEISSLFISDSLHEGAGITGDSILHYANRVQETVSRFFVRETDIWKEKMIIAMNENPVEDTEKADQKTEVLNEKILAIQSLEEIDERIHGFEQETKTPALAIRKERDQLLIAWDEERNSFQKSIAEYDPSLEEQVQELETIAPIEQEEENSILSPEQVLKRANRIGEVLKELPAFKVEAEIIKRKAKRVENQQFTIALFGAFSAGKSSFSNALMGANVLPVSPNPTTAAINKIRPISEKHPHNTADVTFKTKEQLLEDVSFAYKQLGITIMSLDEAFDQASGAINQTVSEEVHKSFISAFHKGYPTFQSQLGNVLRVNGEEFESYVAEEAKSCFVDFIDFYYDCELTRLGVTLVDTPGADSINARHTGVAFDYIRNADAVLFVTYFNHAFAKADREFLIQLGRVKDAFELDKMFFIVNAIDLAETEEEANLVKQYVQNELQRFGIRFPRVYGISSLQALKEKVGHLPLHEGMVQFEEAFHRFLEKDLKQIAVSSLDEEASRQQNKLLTLIEQTEKNLARKDERLKELREQEQKIRKRYSNSMSSVIAKEAKQELETLLYYVLQRVYYRFNEFFKEAYNPSLFSNQSANTALGIALKELLSMLRFDLEQEMRVTNFRVLQFIQKQIKQLEKEEIRVLKEWNESFTFTPHESEDRDLLEFVGPFEEIQKYENVKSYFKNNKSFFEKNDKEKLRDSLSEQTKIEAESYLKLEHDRLTKWADQYVDIETEAVRLKWLNESIIQIDAERNLLEQEETLAKWKEIYAKI